The Thermoproteales archaeon genome has a segment encoding these proteins:
- a CDS encoding roadblock/LC7 domain-containing protein: protein MSSRYDQMKETLLKLIRDNPHIDFAEIVSTDGLPIISSIDSPEEESKIAAMAAAISGVAERFATELKKGKIDQVSLFADNGGVIIVSITPEAYLAVTFTAGAKLGLILHDINMARRKLSEFMS from the coding sequence ATGTCTAGTCGTTACGATCAAATGAAGGAAACGTTATTGAAGTTGATAAGAGATAATCCCCATATCGATTTCGCAGAAATAGTAAGCACTGATGGTTTACCAATAATAAGCTCTATCGATTCTCCTGAAGAAGAATCTAAAATCGCAGCTATGGCTGCTGCTATAAGTGGTGTAGCGGAAAGATTCGCTACGGAACTTAAAAAAGGCAAGATTGATCAGGTTAGCTTGTTTGCTGATAATGGGGGAGTTATCATAGTCAGCATAACGCCCGAGGCGTATCTTGCCGTTACCTTTACTGCGGGTGCAAAATTAGGATTAATATTACACGATATTAATATGGCCAGAAGAAAATTGAGCGAATTCATGTCATAA
- a CDS encoding ATP/GTP-binding protein, translating to MKPRVIKIVITGPFACGKTTFVKSLSEVVPIVTDVGLGNFFEKSIKRFTTVALDYGRIKVDEDLIVHLFGTPGQLRFSFMWKILARGMHGYILMVDSSRPESIEDALYVYNFFKNIKDVPHIIAANKQDIEGSLSPKTIRFMMKIPNDVPVVPLVATDPENVRKTLTILVQHMIKWYSIKQKHVIRK from the coding sequence ATGAAGCCTAGAGTTATAAAGATAGTAATTACTGGTCCCTTTGCATGTGGAAAAACTACTTTTGTAAAAAGTCTCAGCGAGGTAGTTCCGATTGTTACTGATGTAGGGTTAGGAAATTTTTTTGAGAAAAGCATTAAAAGGTTCACTACGGTTGCCTTGGATTATGGCAGAATTAAAGTAGATGAAGATCTTATAGTTCACTTGTTTGGTACTCCTGGGCAGTTAAGATTTAGCTTTATGTGGAAAATACTGGCAAGAGGCATGCATGGTTATATATTAATGGTAGATAGTAGTAGACCTGAAAGTATTGAAGATGCTTTATACGTCTACAATTTCTTTAAAAATATCAAGGACGTTCCACATATAATAGCTGCTAACAAGCAGGATATCGAAGGTAGTCTCTCTCCGAAAACGATAAGATTTATGATGAAAATACCTAATGATGTCCCAGTAGTACCTTTAGTTGCGACCGACCCCGAAAACGTTAGGAAAACTTTAACAATACTAGTTCAGCATATGATAAAATGGTATTCAATTAAACAGAAACATGTGATAAGGAAGTGA
- the speE gene encoding polyamine aminopropyltransferase: MSSNWLRVIEWLDVGEAFSREVKRIYFMEKTDFQSIAVLEVLPHGKVLIIDGKTQSALVDEWIYHEALVHPAMISHPEPRKVLILGGGEGATLREVLKHKTVKKVTMVDIDEKMIEIARKYLYEWHQGAFDDNRVNVVIEDGRRFLGESHSKYDVIIVDLTDPLKDSSSMHLYTKEFYELIYNALKDDGIFVTQSTQIALSVDVYAVIHSTISSIFPISRLYHTFVPSFLLDWSFNIGSKKYDPIALSGEEIDSRIRERIAGDLKFYDSETHKHMFSMPKHVRRALNSTKKISTDSEPIYLPI, encoded by the coding sequence TTGAGTTCGAATTGGTTACGTGTAATTGAATGGTTAGATGTAGGAGAAGCATTTTCTCGAGAGGTAAAAAGGATATATTTTATGGAAAAAACGGATTTTCAAAGTATTGCTGTTTTGGAAGTTCTGCCGCATGGCAAGGTTCTCATCATTGATGGGAAAACGCAATCTGCCCTAGTTGATGAATGGATTTACCACGAAGCGCTGGTTCATCCTGCCATGATTTCTCATCCAGAGCCCAGGAAGGTTCTCATATTAGGGGGAGGGGAAGGGGCGACGTTGCGCGAGGTGTTAAAACATAAAACTGTTAAAAAGGTTACTATGGTAGATATTGACGAAAAAATGATAGAAATAGCCCGTAAATATCTATATGAGTGGCATCAAGGAGCCTTTGACGATAATAGAGTAAACGTGGTCATAGAAGATGGACGTAGATTTCTAGGAGAATCGCATAGTAAATATGATGTTATCATAGTAGATTTAACAGACCCGTTGAAAGACAGTTCTTCAATGCACTTATATACTAAGGAATTTTACGAGTTGATATATAATGCCTTAAAAGATGATGGAATCTTCGTAACACAATCAACACAGATAGCGTTGAGCGTTGATGTATATGCGGTAATTCACTCAACTATATCATCAATATTCCCTATATCACGTCTTTATCATACATTTGTGCCATCTTTTCTGTTGGACTGGTCCTTTAACATTGGATCGAAAAAATACGATCCTATAGCATTGAGCGGAGAGGAAATTGATAGCAGAATAAGAGAAAGAATAGCTGGAGATCTGAAATTTTATGATTCAGAAACTCATAAACACATGTTCAGTATGCCAAAGCATGTGAGACGAGCATTAAATTCTACAAAGAAAATATCTACTGATTCGGAGCCTATTTACTTGCCGATATGA
- the speD gene encoding adenosylmethionine decarboxylase, protein MKRVGVGLGKHIIAEMLECDSEALDSVNIIKQGLLEAAIASNSTVVNYGFHRFKPHGVSGYVLIAESHISIHTWPEYGYAAVDVFTCGEHTDPWKGLEILKKRLKAKKMTVMELTRGVDVAKEYEGYWCPRERAIQKITT, encoded by the coding sequence ATGAAGAGGGTAGGGGTGGGATTAGGGAAACATATCATCGCAGAGATGCTCGAGTGCGATAGCGAGGCACTCGACAGTGTAAATATTATTAAGCAGGGGCTTCTTGAAGCGGCTATAGCGTCCAACAGCACGGTAGTAAACTATGGTTTTCACCGTTTTAAGCCTCATGGAGTTAGCGGCTACGTCCTAATCGCTGAATCTCATATTTCTATCCACACGTGGCCTGAGTATGGGTACGCTGCAGTCGATGTTTTTACTTGCGGAGAACATACCGATCCTTGGAAAGGACTTGAGATTCTGAAAAAAAGGCTCAAAGCTAAGAAGATGACTGTTATGGAACTCACGAGAGGAGTTGATGTTGCAAAAGAATATGAAGGATACTGGTGTCCTAGGGAAAGAGCTATTCAAAAAATAACCACTTAA
- the iorA gene encoding indolepyruvate ferredoxin oxidoreductase subunit alpha has product MPDIISGSKGETVLLMGNEAIARGMLEAGISVAAAYPGTPSTEIVEALSRVAKKAGIYVEWSTNEKVALEVAVGASMCGLRAAAVMKHVGVNVAADPLMSVGYSGVEGGLVIVTADDPNAHSSQNEQDNRFYGLHAYIPIFEPSSPGEAKDLTRDIYEISEKYKTAVFLRSTTRISHVRGNVTLGDVPKPKSKGKFHRDYSRWVLLPVNSRRLHQEAIDRIEKLSFNLHELKYNMLKRGDGDFGVIASGIGYAYAIEALKILGLYDSVTLLKLASTYPLPKKLLKEFFNQVDGEVLIIEELEPIVEWQVKIFAKEESISNTIHGKNVLPRVKELDTSIVASAIATLRQIKLEPYTSHKPSLKLPPRPPTMCPGCGHRATYYEIKIASAKSKIKAVYPGDIGCYTLGFFPPYRLVDISYSMGSGLGIGLGISHATDEIVIATIGDSTFFHAGIPALINAVYNRAPVLLVVMDNSITAMTGHQPHPGSGYRATGEPVMPLRIEDIAKAMGVEYVKIIDPYKVKDSINAIVEAIEYVKKEQKPAVIIARKPCALMVYREALRKGVSITVYTIDQDKCIKCGTCVNLFACPAIYVKDNKYAINPVLCTGCGVCAQICAANAIVPRGE; this is encoded by the coding sequence ATGCCAGATATTATATCCGGTTCTAAAGGTGAAACTGTTCTCTTAATGGGTAACGAAGCTATTGCCAGGGGTATGCTAGAAGCTGGTATCAGCGTAGCAGCTGCATATCCGGGAACGCCGTCAACAGAGATTGTCGAAGCTTTAAGTCGTGTCGCGAAAAAAGCTGGAATATATGTTGAATGGTCTACCAATGAAAAAGTTGCTTTGGAAGTTGCTGTTGGAGCTTCAATGTGCGGACTGCGAGCTGCAGCTGTAATGAAACATGTCGGCGTCAATGTTGCCGCTGATCCTCTAATGAGCGTTGGATATTCCGGTGTTGAAGGAGGTTTAGTTATAGTTACAGCCGATGATCCTAATGCACATAGTTCACAAAACGAGCAAGATAACAGGTTTTATGGATTACATGCTTACATTCCTATTTTTGAGCCGTCATCGCCAGGCGAAGCTAAGGATTTAACACGAGACATTTATGAAATTTCCGAAAAGTATAAAACAGCTGTTTTTCTGCGCTCAACAACTAGAATATCTCATGTTAGGGGAAACGTAACTCTAGGCGACGTGCCAAAACCAAAAAGTAAAGGCAAGTTTCACAGAGATTATAGTCGATGGGTTTTACTCCCTGTCAATAGCAGGAGACTACATCAGGAGGCTATAGATAGAATAGAAAAGCTATCATTCAACCTGCACGAGTTAAAGTATAACATGCTAAAGCGTGGAGACGGGGATTTCGGCGTTATCGCCAGCGGTATCGGCTATGCTTATGCGATAGAGGCTTTAAAGATTCTTGGATTGTATGATAGCGTTACTTTGCTTAAGCTTGCCAGCACTTATCCTTTACCTAAAAAGCTTCTCAAAGAGTTTTTCAACCAAGTTGATGGAGAAGTTTTAATCATTGAAGAGTTAGAGCCCATTGTAGAATGGCAAGTGAAGATCTTTGCTAAAGAAGAAAGCATATCCAATACAATACATGGCAAAAATGTTTTACCGAGAGTAAAAGAACTCGATACCTCGATCGTTGCCTCTGCAATAGCTACGCTTCGCCAGATTAAACTTGAGCCCTATACATCTCATAAACCATCTTTGAAACTGCCTCCAAGACCTCCAACTATGTGTCCTGGCTGCGGTCATAGAGCAACCTATTATGAAATTAAAATAGCTAGCGCTAAATCAAAAATTAAAGCTGTTTATCCAGGCGATATCGGCTGCTATACTCTAGGATTTTTCCCGCCGTATAGGTTAGTAGATATCTCCTATTCAATGGGTTCAGGATTAGGTATTGGATTAGGAATTTCGCATGCTACCGATGAAATCGTAATAGCCACCATAGGAGATTCCACCTTTTTCCATGCTGGCATACCAGCATTAATAAACGCTGTTTATAATAGGGCGCCCGTATTACTCGTAGTAATGGATAATAGCATTACAGCAATGACTGGCCATCAACCGCATCCCGGATCCGGCTACAGAGCCACCGGAGAGCCTGTTATGCCGCTTAGGATAGAAGATATAGCTAAAGCTATGGGCGTGGAGTATGTCAAGATTATAGATCCCTACAAGGTTAAAGATTCAATTAACGCAATAGTTGAAGCTATAGAATACGTGAAAAAAGAGCAAAAACCTGCTGTTATAATTGCACGTAAGCCATGCGCATTAATGGTTTATAGAGAGGCTTTAAGGAAAGGTGTTTCCATAACCGTCTACACAATTGATCAAGATAAGTGCATAAAATGCGGTACCTGCGTAAATCTCTTCGCTTGCCCAGCAATTTACGTTAAAGACAACAAGTATGCCATAAACCCCGTCTTATGCACAGGTTGCGGAGTATGCGCTCAAATCTGCGCTGCAAACGCTATAGTTCCTAGAGGTGAATAG
- a CDS encoding indolepyruvate oxidoreductase subunit beta, whose product MEVNNILVCGVGGQGIITIGRLIGSALVEKGINTRITEVHGLAQRGGSVNVHVRFGKDVHSPLISKGSANAIVALELIEALRYLDYLSTNGILIVNDVLIPPPLPGVRVPSREEVLEEFEKLNVKYYLLNALDIAYKAGHPAVANVVMIGAMIALKLLPLTLEDIEASIRQNLPAKFHEINIQALHLGFQATTKK is encoded by the coding sequence GTGGAAGTAAATAATATTTTAGTTTGTGGAGTAGGAGGACAAGGCATTATAACTATTGGTCGCTTGATCGGCTCTGCTTTAGTTGAGAAAGGTATTAATACTCGAATAACAGAAGTTCACGGATTGGCTCAACGAGGCGGCTCTGTTAATGTTCACGTTAGGTTCGGAAAAGATGTTCATAGTCCGCTGATAAGTAAAGGTTCAGCCAACGCAATCGTAGCTCTCGAACTAATAGAGGCATTACGCTACTTAGATTATCTATCAACTAATGGAATATTGATCGTTAACGACGTTTTAATTCCTCCCCCATTACCAGGAGTTAGAGTACCTTCTAGAGAAGAGGTATTAGAAGAATTCGAAAAACTTAATGTAAAATATTATCTTTTGAACGCGTTGGACATAGCTTATAAAGCTGGACATCCAGCCGTGGCTAACGTCGTTATGATAGGCGCTATGATAGCGTTAAAATTGCTACCACTTACACTTGAAGACATAGAGGCAAGCATTAGGCAGAACCTACCAGCTAAGTTTCATGAAATAAATATTCAGGCACTGCATTTAGGCTTCCAAGCAACAACTAAAAAATAA